The following proteins are encoded in a genomic region of Cryptomeria japonica chromosome 11, Sugi_1.0, whole genome shotgun sequence:
- the LOC131855808 gene encoding putative disease resistance protein At1g50180, whose amino-acid sequence MESVLAEAVVRKVCEMVIQQVANGVSIVLNFGEDFEGLKNRIEEVSCALNEADEESSRQKESVKKWLHRVRDIAWEAEDIIEECAVDSMYATNTQSRTFKCNQLMYRLQMGRRIRKIKARLSSVVEEGNQLNIVRAAVPHREEAESSSRSQGQQFRRSSILPSDLNPVGIQSKIESMVNLSEKPQFPIIAAVGMGGIGKTYLLQHVYNSIKGRYEISAWLSVSQFYSVSKLQRDLAFQLDEDLFKKIKEGGVSEEAAAQTIHGFMLGKKCLIVLDDVWRATREGDLLTKLGIPTGDSSQSKILVSTKSRDVCTNVRAHIYEMEYLTDEQSWRLFCAYAFPGCEGNSAP is encoded by the coding sequence ATGGAATCCGTGCTTGCAGAGGCTGTTGTTAGAAAAGTTTGCGAGATGGTCATCCAACAAGTGGCTAATGGAGTAAGCATAGTGTTGAACTTTGGGGAAGACTTTGAAGGGTTGAAGAACAGAATAGAGGAAGTCAGTTGTGCTTTAAATGAAGCCGATGAAGAGAGCAGTAGACAAAAGGAGTCTGTGAAAAAATGGCTCCACAGAGTTCGGGACATTGCCTGGGAGGCAGAGGACATAATTGAAGAATGTGCTGTGGATTCTATGTATGCCACTAATACTCAGTCCCGCACTTTCAAATGTAATCAATTGATGTATCGCCTTCAAATGGGTAGAAGAATTCGAAAGATCAAAGCTAGACTGAGCTCTGTTGTTGAAGAGGGAAACCAACTCAATATTGTTCGAGCTGCGGTTCCCCACAGAGAAGAAGCAGAATCATCAAGTAGATCCCAAGGGCAGCAGTTTAGGAGATCGAGCATCCTGCCCAGCGACTTGAATCCAGTGGGTATACAGTCCAAGATTGAAAGCATGGTGAATTTGTCGGAGAAACCCCAATTTCCAATCATTGCAGCGGTTGGAATGGGGGGGATAGGCAAAACCTATCTTCTTCAGCATGTTTACAACAGTATAAAAGGAAGGTATGAGATCTCTGCATGGCTTTCAGTTTCTCAATTCTATTCTGTTTCCAAGTTGCAGCGAGATTTAGCCTTTCAATTAGATGAAGATTTATTTAAGAAAATTAAGGAGGGTGGAGTAAGTGAAGAGGCAGCAGCACAGACGATTCATGGGTTTATGCTAGGGAAGAAGTGTCTTATTGTTTTAGATGATGTGTGGAGGGCTACAAGAGAAGGTGACTTGCTAACCAAACTTGGCATACCAACTGGAGATAGTAGCCAATCCAAAATTCTGGTTAGCACAAAAAGCAGAGATGTCTGCACAAATGTCAGAGCTCATATTTATGAGATGGAATATTTGACAGATGAACAGAGTTGGAGGTTGTTTTGTGCTTATGCTTTTCCTGGATGCGAGGGAAATAGTGCGCCATAG
- the LOC131049540 gene encoding disease resistance protein RPV1-like, which translates to MRRYNKYCKIHDLWLDLAILVSRENKCAFSIEDALGGGRWCRLFLAKKDIDELAISQRHPVSPTPVRTLSLSRNTETGENIPAMLFSGMRVLRVLDLSNTNVSTLPVCVGEMKLLKVLNLRETEVREVPKCVRSLKSLSYLDVSGCRKFEQSQAPKWISGLRCLQHLAGNFKQIPKEISKLESLRTLRLDGWLSLSMEKDGVLRLEDVGKMNAIEEISFDVSDESQLKKMEEGILAPLLNMRRLYVRNEINGMQSDPPQFPEKMSAMRDLELLDLRKFAVPNWICCLPNLMYLYLRDCHSSDYPELQTMPNLVSLVLVGNERCRALPKAFGKSGGFPHLRFFTIVDFSELEEFPEIEDGAMACLEKLLRSCN; encoded by the coding sequence ATGAGGAGATATAACAAATATTGTAAAATTCATGATTTATGGCTTGATCTGGCCATACTTGTATCCAGAGAAAATAAATGTGCATTCAGTATTGAGGATGCATTGGGTGGTGGTCGCTGGTGTCGCCTATTTTTGGCGAAGAAAGACATTGATGAGCTTGCCATCTCGCAGAGACATCCTGTTTCTCCCACACCTGTCCGCACACTGTCTCTCTCTCGCAATACCGAAACTGGAGAAAACATTCCGGCGATGTTGTTTAGTGGCATGAGAGTTCTGCGGGTTCTTGATTTGAGCAACACAAATGTCTCCACATTGCCTGTTTGTGTTGGAGAGATGAAACTTCTCAAAGTCTTGAATTTGAGGGAGACAGAAGTTAGGGAGGTGCCAAAGTGTGTGAGAAGCCTTAAGAGTCTGTCTTATCTTGATGTCTCTGGTTGCAGGAAATTTGAGCAGAGTCAGGCACCGAAATGGATAAGTGGACTGAGGTGTCTTCAGCATTTGGCAGGCAACTTTAAGCAAATTCCAAAGGAAATATCAAAGCTGGAGTCATTGAGAACACTACGACTAGACGGTTGGTTGTCCCTGTCCATGGAAAAGGACGGTGTGTTAAGGTTAGAGGATGTTGGGAAGATGAACGCGATTGAGGAAATATCGTTTGATGTTTCTGATGAATCGCAGTTGAAGAAGATGGAAGAAGGGATCCTTGCGCCCTTGCTCAACATGCGTCGGCTGTACGTCCGCAATGAGATCAATGGAATGCAATCAGATCCTCCACAGTTTCCGGAGAAAATGAGTGCAATGAGAGATCTGGAACTACTCGATCTACGGAAATTTGCAGTGCCAAATTGGATATGTTGTTTGCCAAATCTCATGTACCTCTATTTAAGAGATTGTCATAGCAGTGATTATCCGGAATTACAAACAATGCCCAATCTagtgagtttggtgttggtggggAATGAGAGGTGCAGAGCATTGCCAAAGGCGTTTGGAAAGTCAGGAGGGTTTCCACACCTCCGCTTCTTCACGATAGTTGATTTCTCTGAATTGGAGGAGTTTCCAGAAATTGAGGATGGAGCGATGGCATGCCTTGAGAAGTTGTTGAGAAGTTGCAATTAA